The Streptomyces sp. Alt3 genome has a segment encoding these proteins:
- a CDS encoding electron transfer flavoprotein subunit beta/FixA family protein: MSLRIVVCVKYVPDATGDRHFADDLTLDRDDVDGLLSELDEYAVEQALQIADEADDAEITVLTVGPEDAKDALRKALSMGADKAVHVEDDDLHGTDVIGTSLVLAKAVEKTGYDLVICGMASTDGTMGVLPALLAERLGVPQVTLLSEVSVEGGTVKGRRDGDSASEQLEASLPAVVSVTDQSGEARYPSFKGIMAAKKKPVESLDLEDLEIEADEVGLGGSWTAVDSAAERPARTAGTIVKDEGEGGKQLAEFLAGQKFI, encoded by the coding sequence GTGAGCTTGAGGATCGTTGTCTGTGTGAAGTACGTGCCCGACGCCACCGGCGACCGGCACTTCGCCGATGACCTGACCCTGGACCGTGACGACGTCGACGGTCTGCTGTCGGAGCTCGACGAGTACGCGGTCGAGCAGGCGCTGCAGATCGCCGACGAGGCGGACGACGCGGAGATCACCGTGCTCACGGTGGGCCCCGAGGACGCCAAGGACGCGCTGCGCAAGGCGCTGTCGATGGGCGCCGACAAGGCCGTCCACGTCGAGGACGACGACCTGCACGGCACCGACGTCATCGGCACCTCCCTGGTGCTGGCCAAGGCCGTGGAGAAGACCGGTTACGACCTGGTCATCTGCGGCATGGCGTCGACGGACGGCACCATGGGCGTGCTCCCGGCGCTGCTCGCGGAGCGCCTGGGCGTCCCGCAGGTCACGCTGCTCTCCGAGGTCTCGGTCGAGGGCGGCACGGTCAAGGGCCGTCGCGACGGCGACTCCGCGAGCGAGCAGCTCGAGGCGTCCCTGCCGGCCGTGGTCTCCGTGACCGACCAGTCGGGCGAGGCCCGTTACCCGTCGTTCAAGGGCATCATGGCGGCGAAGAAGAAGCCGGTGGAGTCCCTGGACCTCGAGGACCTGGAGATCGAGGCGGACGAGGTCGGCCTGGGCGGCTCCTGGACCGCGGTCGACTCCGCGGCCGAGCGTCCCGCCCGTACGGCGGGCACGATCGTCAAGGACGAGGGCGAGGGCGGCAAGCAGCTGGCCGAGTTCCTTGCGGGCCAGAAGTTCATCTGA
- a CDS encoding DUF6421 family protein, translating into MTEILEHANATGAIAAARRVVEHPAWPALKSAVEEFRPWQSKDGSVDFDAEGAPSVAAAEEVVGRVVTAVEQLSPLLPHDDAYHRALVTDLRSWAAGGFGVPDFLDSLLAFQPAANRADGLQHLVVFAMYTQNGNPDRNLEAVVLRMVWPEWLADLEATRYDNPLFCGITFEDFTSGYDTNSAVLFPETIAVREAPERFSWGGIFCDREAARFRRVTEASVDLLGLDLPDDIREMLGDQERCEQAFVLWDMVHDRTHSHGDLPFDPFMIKQRQPFWMYGLEELRCDLTAFKEAVKLEADGFGQGRDVQFAVLFDRMFRFPVTGERVRNYDGLGGQLLFAYLHKHDVVRWTDNTLKIDWDRAPQVTNQLCGEIEKLYRDGIDRPKLVHWFAAYDLVASYLAPHPGSRWAKGPDALDLNQPPRKLVDDVLPDEFPLSMFYEALSKKLKHVIASTKGITAADAGRAAA; encoded by the coding sequence ATGACGGAAATTCTTGAGCATGCCAACGCCACCGGCGCGATAGCTGCTGCCCGGCGGGTCGTGGAGCACCCGGCATGGCCCGCGCTCAAGAGTGCCGTGGAGGAGTTCCGCCCCTGGCAGTCCAAGGACGGCTCCGTCGACTTCGACGCCGAGGGCGCCCCTTCCGTCGCGGCGGCCGAGGAGGTCGTCGGACGCGTGGTCACCGCGGTCGAGCAGCTCTCCCCGCTGCTCCCGCACGACGACGCCTACCACCGTGCGCTCGTCACCGACCTGCGCAGCTGGGCCGCGGGCGGCTTCGGTGTGCCGGACTTCCTCGACTCCCTCCTCGCCTTCCAGCCGGCCGCGAACCGCGCGGACGGCCTCCAGCACCTCGTCGTGTTCGCGATGTACACGCAGAACGGCAACCCGGACCGCAATCTCGAGGCCGTCGTGCTGCGGATGGTCTGGCCGGAGTGGCTCGCCGACCTCGAGGCCACGCGCTACGACAACCCGCTGTTCTGCGGGATCACCTTCGAGGACTTCACCTCGGGCTACGACACCAACTCCGCGGTGCTCTTCCCCGAGACCATCGCCGTACGCGAGGCGCCGGAGCGCTTCAGCTGGGGCGGGATCTTCTGCGACCGTGAGGCCGCCCGCTTCCGCCGTGTGACCGAGGCGTCCGTCGACCTGCTGGGCCTCGACCTGCCCGACGACATCCGGGAGATGCTCGGCGACCAGGAACGCTGCGAGCAGGCATTCGTGCTCTGGGACATGGTCCACGACCGCACCCACAGCCACGGCGACCTTCCGTTCGACCCCTTCATGATCAAGCAGCGTCAGCCGTTCTGGATGTACGGGCTCGAGGAGCTGCGCTGCGACCTCACCGCCTTCAAGGAGGCCGTGAAGCTGGAGGCCGACGGCTTCGGCCAGGGCCGGGACGTCCAGTTCGCCGTGCTCTTCGACCGGATGTTCCGCTTCCCCGTGACGGGCGAGCGCGTGCGCAACTACGACGGTCTCGGCGGTCAGCTGCTCTTCGCGTACCTCCACAAGCACGACGTGGTCCGCTGGACCGACAACACGCTCAAGATCGACTGGGACCGCGCCCCGCAGGTCACCAACCAGCTGTGCGGAGAGATCGAGAAGCTCTACCGCGACGGCATCGACCGCCCGAAGCTCGTGCACTGGTTCGCGGCGTACGACCTGGTCGCGAGCTATCTCGCACCCCATCCGGGATCCCGCTGGGCCAAGGGCCCGGACGCCCTGGACCTGAACCAGCCGCCGCGCAAACTCGTCGACGACGTGCTTCCGGACGAGTTTCCCCTGAGCATGTTCTATGAGGCGCTCTCGAAGAAGCTGAAGCATGTGATCGCCTCCACCAAGGGGATCACCGCTGCGGACGCCGGGCGGGCAGCTGCATGA
- a CDS encoding lysophospholipid acyltransferase family protein gives MAELVYRPVIGAARTLFKALDLKIDTQGSEHIPKTGGAVLVSNHISYLDFIFTGLGALPQKRLVRFMAKDSVFRHKVSGPLMRGMKHIPVDRNQGEDAYAHALASLRAGEIVGVFPEATISQSFTLKSFKSGAARLAQEAGVPLIPMALWGTQRLWTKGRPRNFRRSHIPITIRVGEAVEAPADQYAGAITRRLRERVQELLEAAQRAYPVRPKDASDTWWVPAHLGGTAPTPAEVRERG, from the coding sequence ATGGCAGAACTCGTCTATCGGCCGGTCATCGGCGCCGCTCGCACGCTGTTCAAGGCGCTCGACCTGAAGATCGACACCCAGGGTTCGGAGCACATCCCGAAGACCGGTGGCGCGGTTCTGGTCAGCAACCACATCAGCTATCTGGACTTCATCTTCACCGGACTCGGCGCCCTGCCCCAGAAGCGGCTCGTCCGCTTCATGGCCAAGGATTCGGTTTTCCGTCACAAGGTGTCCGGTCCGCTGATGCGCGGAATGAAGCACATCCCCGTCGACCGCAACCAGGGCGAGGACGCCTACGCGCACGCGCTCGCCTCGTTGCGCGCGGGAGAGATCGTCGGCGTGTTCCCCGAGGCGACCATCTCGCAGTCCTTCACCCTGAAGAGCTTCAAGTCCGGCGCCGCGCGACTGGCCCAGGAGGCCGGCGTACCGCTGATCCCGATGGCTCTGTGGGGGACCCAGCGGCTGTGGACCAAGGGGCGTCCGCGGAATTTCCGGCGCAGCCACATCCCGATCACGATCCGCGTGGGCGAAGCGGTGGAGGCTCCCGCCGACCAGTACGCGGGGGCGATCACCCGCCGTCTGCGTGAGCGCGTGCAGGAGCTCCTCGAGGCTGCTCAGCGCGCCTACCCGGTGCGCCCCAAGGACGCGTCCGACACCTGGTGGGTGCCGGCACACCTCGGGGGCACGGCTCCGACGCCCGCCGAGGTGCGTGAGCGCGGCTGA
- a CDS encoding threonine aldolase family protein: MADPATVRTDARRHHDPQIRGFASDNYAGVHPEILAAVALANGGHQVAYGEDDYTGHLQRVMHSHFGPTAEAFPVFNGTGANVVALQALTDRWGAVICAESAHINVDEGGAPERVGGLKLLTVPTPDGKLTPELIDRQAFGWDDEHRAMPQVVSITQNTELGTVYTPHEIRAICDHAHERGMKVHLDGARIANAAASLDVPMRTFTNTVGVDVLSFGGTKNGALFGEAVVVLDPDSVRAMKHLRKLSMQLASKMRFVSVQLEALLAGDLWLRNARHANAMAQRLAEGVRAVDGVEILHPVQANAVFARLPHEVTERLQKRFRFYFWDEKAGDVRWMCAFDTREDDVDAFVLALKEEMARQR; the protein is encoded by the coding sequence GTGGCTGACCCCGCAACCGTAAGGACCGACGCGCGACGTCATCATGATCCGCAGATACGCGGCTTCGCGAGCGACAACTACGCGGGTGTGCACCCGGAGATCCTCGCGGCCGTCGCACTCGCCAACGGCGGCCACCAGGTCGCCTACGGCGAGGACGACTACACCGGCCACCTCCAGCGCGTCATGCACAGCCACTTCGGCCCCACCGCCGAGGCATTCCCGGTCTTCAACGGCACCGGGGCCAACGTGGTCGCCCTCCAGGCGCTGACCGACCGCTGGGGTGCGGTGATCTGCGCCGAGTCCGCCCACATCAACGTGGACGAGGGCGGCGCGCCGGAGCGCGTGGGCGGTCTGAAGCTGCTCACGGTCCCGACGCCGGACGGGAAGCTCACCCCGGAGCTCATCGACCGGCAGGCGTTCGGCTGGGACGACGAGCACCGGGCGATGCCGCAGGTCGTCTCGATCACCCAGAACACCGAGCTCGGCACCGTCTACACGCCCCACGAGATCCGCGCCATCTGCGACCACGCCCACGAGCGGGGCATGAAGGTGCACCTCGACGGTGCCCGGATAGCCAACGCCGCCGCGTCGCTGGACGTGCCCATGCGCACGTTCACCAACACGGTCGGGGTCGACGTCCTCTCCTTCGGCGGCACCAAGAACGGCGCGCTCTTCGGCGAGGCCGTCGTCGTCCTGGACCCCGACTCCGTGCGGGCGATGAAGCACCTGCGGAAGCTGTCGATGCAGCTCGCCTCCAAGATGCGATTCGTCTCGGTCCAGCTCGAGGCGCTGCTCGCCGGGGACCTGTGGCTGCGCAACGCGCGGCACGCCAACGCCATGGCCCAGCGGCTCGCCGAAGGCGTCCGGGCGGTGGACGGGGTGGAGATCCTCCACCCCGTGCAGGCCAACGCCGTCTTCGCGCGGCTGCCCCACGAGGTCACCGAGCGGCTGCAGAAGCGGTTCCGGTTCTACTTCTGGGACGAGAAGGCCGGCGACGTCCGCTGGATGTGCGCCTTCGACACCCGGGAGGACGACGTCGACGCCTTCGTGCTGGCGCTCAAGGAGGAGATGGCGCGACAGCGGTAG
- a CDS encoding phosphatase PAP2 family protein yields MHSPPAPPRPRSLLLITGLAGASLSLVVLVLVAVRWSPLMSLDTAVAGSLHRSAVTEPGLVHVNRVLTDWVWDPWTMRVLTAVVVIALWWRGSRLLAGWVAATSLLATLVQQGLKAAVGRERPRWLDPVDSAHYAAFPSGHVMTAVVTCGLLMWLLRLHGTQQTLWWGALVLAVISVTGVAFTRVYLGVHWLSDVVGGVLLGSTLVAFSVAGYDRYTRHSRRQAGDEESRL; encoded by the coding sequence ATGCACTCCCCTCCCGCCCCTCCGCGGCCCCGGTCCCTCCTGCTGATCACCGGCCTCGCCGGTGCCTCGCTGTCACTCGTCGTGCTCGTGCTGGTCGCGGTCCGCTGGTCGCCCCTGATGTCGCTGGACACAGCGGTGGCCGGGTCACTGCACCGCAGCGCGGTGACCGAACCGGGGCTGGTCCACGTCAACCGGGTACTGACGGACTGGGTGTGGGACCCCTGGACGATGCGCGTCCTGACGGCGGTCGTCGTGATCGCCCTGTGGTGGCGCGGATCGCGCCTGCTCGCGGGGTGGGTAGCCGCGACCAGCCTGCTCGCCACACTCGTACAGCAAGGCCTGAAGGCCGCGGTGGGCCGGGAACGTCCTCGGTGGCTCGACCCGGTGGACTCGGCGCACTACGCGGCCTTCCCCTCGGGGCACGTCATGACCGCCGTGGTGACCTGTGGGCTCCTGATGTGGCTGCTGCGCCTGCACGGCACGCAGCAGACCCTGTGGTGGGGCGCGCTCGTGCTCGCCGTGATCTCGGTGACCGGCGTGGCCTTCACACGCGTCTACCTGGGCGTGCACTGGCTGAGCGACGTGGTGGGCGGAGTGCTGCTGGGAAGCACCCTGGTCGCTTTCTCCGTGGCCGGCTACGACAGGTACACCCGTCACAGCCGGCGGCAGGCCGGTGACGAGGAGAGCCGCTTGTAG
- a CDS encoding M56 family metallopeptidase — protein sequence MLVSLVLLLLGALAAVVAPGLMARARWPEREPVVALWVWQCVVAGVLLSFGLSMTFSAAAAWQAVRGHVFAPAPHAVVEAYALGAYGPWSAVIAVLLALGGLWTAAMLVREIHRARARRRQRRTELLVRAPLMPGEEAGGGRLVVLEGERPDAWWLPGAAPQLVVTTAALGRLKGRQLDAVLAHEQGHAQARHDWLLHCSDALATGFPQVPVFAAFRDEMHHLVELAADDMASRRFGRLTIALALVELNEDRGVFGPAPASGAQMPLRVNRLLTPVERLTAGRRLRLTAAAALVPVVPLLVAFVPGLSALG from the coding sequence ATGTTGGTCTCCCTCGTGCTGCTGCTGCTCGGTGCACTGGCTGCCGTCGTGGCCCCGGGTCTGATGGCGAGGGCCCGATGGCCCGAGCGCGAGCCGGTCGTGGCGCTGTGGGTGTGGCAGTGCGTGGTCGCGGGCGTCCTGCTGTCGTTCGGGCTGTCCATGACCTTCAGCGCGGCTGCCGCCTGGCAGGCGGTCCGCGGCCATGTCTTCGCTCCCGCGCCGCACGCCGTGGTCGAGGCGTACGCCCTCGGCGCGTACGGGCCCTGGTCGGCGGTCATCGCGGTCCTGCTCGCCCTCGGCGGACTGTGGACGGCCGCCATGCTCGTACGCGAGATCCACCGGGCCCGGGCCCGCCGCAGGCAACGGCGCACCGAACTGCTGGTCCGCGCCCCGCTGATGCCGGGCGAGGAGGCAGGCGGCGGACGACTCGTGGTGCTGGAGGGCGAACGGCCCGACGCGTGGTGGCTGCCGGGCGCGGCTCCCCAACTGGTCGTCACCACGGCGGCACTCGGCCGCCTGAAGGGGCGTCAGCTGGATGCCGTGCTGGCCCACGAGCAGGGACACGCGCAGGCCCGCCACGACTGGCTCCTGCACTGCTCGGACGCGCTCGCGACAGGCTTCCCGCAGGTGCCGGTGTTCGCCGCCTTCCGGGACGAGATGCACCATCTCGTCGAACTGGCCGCGGACGACATGGCGTCACGGCGCTTCGGGCGTCTGACGATCGCGCTCGCCCTGGTCGAACTCAACGAGGACCGCGGTGTGTTCGGCCCCGCACCCGCCTCCGGCGCCCAGATGCCGCTCAGGGTGAACCGCCTGCTGACTCCGGTGGAGCGGCTCACCGCGGGCCGTCGGCTGCGGTTGACCGCCGCGGCGGCCCTGGTGCCGGTGGTCCCGCTGCTGGTGGCATTCGTGCCCGGACTCAGCGCTCTGGGATAG
- a CDS encoding DUF5134 domain-containing protein — protein sequence MHGPALSGWLLMGLCAATGAYCLLRTRDGTERERGSARAEALMGFGMAAMAVPPALLTLPEWMWVVHAVVFGAAALHAVVRLRDGGHHPHHAVGSLAMVYMAVAMAPGAAHASGGGHLGHGAQPAGGVPALTGVLLVYYALYVLGSAGRLIPAPVGVPAGAGAPTTTTGPVWDARPELALACRLTMGIAMFAMLLTL from the coding sequence GTGCACGGACCGGCGCTGTCCGGCTGGCTGCTCATGGGGCTGTGTGCGGCCACGGGTGCGTACTGCCTGCTGCGGACCCGTGACGGCACCGAGCGGGAGCGCGGATCGGCGCGCGCCGAGGCGCTGATGGGGTTCGGGATGGCCGCGATGGCGGTGCCACCGGCCCTGTTAACGCTTCCTGAGTGGATGTGGGTGGTCCATGCGGTGGTGTTCGGTGCCGCCGCCCTGCACGCCGTCGTGCGCCTCAGGGACGGCGGCCATCATCCGCACCATGCGGTCGGCTCCCTGGCGATGGTCTACATGGCCGTGGCCATGGCACCCGGCGCCGCCCACGCCTCGGGGGGCGGCCACCTGGGACACGGGGCCCAACCGGCCGGAGGCGTCCCCGCGCTGACAGGAGTCCTCCTCGTCTACTACGCGCTCTACGTCCTGGGCTCGGCGGGCCGGCTGATCCCGGCACCGGTCGGTGTGCCGGCCGGTGCCGGCGCCCCCACCACCACGACGGGCCCGGTCTGGGACGCGCGGCCGGAACTCGCGCTGGCGTGCAGGCTGACCATGGGGATAGCCATGTTCGCCATGCTGCTCACCCTGTGA
- a CDS encoding TlpA family protein disulfide reductase, whose amino-acid sequence MDERMTGGTLSAAQLGEELGDRATLVQFSSAFCQPCRATRRTLAEVAGMVEGVTHIEIDAEAHLTLVRRLGISRTPTVLVLDADGRIVRRAAGQPRTVDVVAALGQAM is encoded by the coding sequence ATGGACGAGCGGATGACCGGTGGAACGCTGAGTGCGGCCCAACTCGGCGAGGAACTGGGGGATCGGGCCACTCTGGTGCAGTTCTCCAGTGCGTTCTGCCAGCCGTGCCGCGCCACCAGGCGCACCCTCGCCGAGGTGGCGGGGATGGTGGAGGGGGTGACCCACATCGAGATCGACGCCGAGGCGCATCTCACGCTCGTGCGCCGCCTCGGCATCAGCCGGACCCCCACGGTGCTGGTGCTCGACGCCGACGGGCGCATCGTCCGCAGGGCGGCGGGGCAGCCGCGTACCGTGGATGTCGTCGCCGCGCTGGGGCAGGCGATGTGA
- a CDS encoding GNAT family N-acetyltransferase: protein MDIAPATARAELSFRDATEEDVPALVRLVESAYRGDASRAGWTTEADLLQGQRTDADGVRVLLAAPSGKVLVAERDGRPVACCQLEHRGKAAYFGMFAVRPELQGAGLGKVIIAEAERTAREDWGADEMHMTVISVREELIAWYERRGYRRTGEFTPFPYGDERFGVPQRDDLVFELLVKELWSVAGRVPRTSQAVNRPARRISG from the coding sequence ATGGACATCGCACCGGCCACGGCACGGGCAGAGCTGAGCTTCCGCGACGCGACCGAGGAAGACGTGCCGGCCCTGGTGCGCCTCGTCGAGTCCGCGTACCGGGGCGATGCGAGCCGTGCCGGATGGACCACCGAGGCGGACCTCCTCCAGGGGCAGCGCACCGACGCCGACGGGGTGCGGGTGTTGCTCGCCGCCCCCTCGGGCAAGGTCCTCGTCGCCGAGCGGGACGGCAGGCCGGTCGCCTGCTGCCAGCTCGAACACCGCGGGAAGGCGGCGTACTTCGGCATGTTCGCGGTCAGGCCGGAGCTGCAGGGCGCCGGCCTCGGCAAGGTGATCATCGCCGAGGCGGAGCGCACGGCCCGGGAGGACTGGGGCGCGGACGAGATGCACATGACGGTGATCTCGGTCCGCGAGGAGCTGATCGCCTGGTACGAGCGCCGTGGCTACCGCCGCACGGGAGAGTTCACACCCTTCCCGTACGGCGACGAGCGCTTCGGCGTCCCGCAGCGCGACGACCTCGTGTTCGAGCTGCTGGTCAAGGAGCTGTGGAGCGTGGCGGGTCGGGTCCCGCGTACCTCTCAGGCGGTGAACCGGCCGGCGCGCCGGATCTCCGGATAG
- a CDS encoding SDR family NAD(P)-dependent oxidoreductase, with protein MNGTDRADSGVLEGAVIAVAGAAGPAGRATLLRLAEAGATVVASDANPERLVEAVDAARYAHGGATVTGDTVDLLDPGAAREWALKTEKEFGRVDGLVHLVGGWRGGSGFADTSLADWDFLEKLLIRTVQSTSLAFQEVLQRSDRGRYVLISAAGASSPTAGNAAYAASKAAAEAWTLALADAFRKAGGDEGPTTAAAILVVKALVHDAMRAERPNAKFAGFTDVTELAEAIAGVWDRPAGEVNGKRLWLTPQP; from the coding sequence ATGAACGGAACGGACAGGGCCGACAGCGGCGTGCTCGAGGGCGCGGTGATCGCGGTGGCAGGAGCGGCTGGGCCGGCGGGCCGCGCCACCCTGCTGAGGCTCGCCGAGGCGGGTGCGACCGTGGTGGCCTCCGACGCCAACCCCGAGCGGCTGGTGGAGGCGGTCGACGCCGCGAGGTACGCACACGGTGGAGCGACCGTCACGGGCGACACGGTCGATCTCCTGGATCCCGGGGCCGCACGCGAATGGGCGCTCAAGACGGAGAAGGAGTTCGGCCGCGTGGACGGCCTGGTCCACCTCGTCGGAGGCTGGCGGGGCGGCTCAGGCTTCGCGGACACGAGCCTCGCCGACTGGGATTTCCTGGAGAAGCTGCTGATCCGAACCGTCCAGTCCACCTCGCTGGCCTTCCAGGAGGTCCTCCAGCGCAGTGACCGGGGCCGGTACGTGCTGATCAGCGCGGCCGGGGCCAGCAGCCCCACCGCCGGCAACGCGGCCTACGCCGCGTCCAAGGCGGCAGCCGAGGCGTGGACGCTCGCCCTGGCCGACGCCTTCCGCAAGGCTGGGGGCGACGAGGGCCCGACAACGGCTGCTGCGATCCTGGTCGTCAAGGCTCTGGTGCACGATGCGATGCGCGCCGAGCGCCCGAACGCCAAGTTCGCGGGCTTCACGGACGTCACGGAGCTGGCCGAGGCCATCGCCGGAGTCTGGGACCGGCCCGCCGGAGAAGTGAACGGAAAACGTCTGTGGCTGACCCCGCAACCGTAA
- a CDS encoding glycerophosphodiester phosphodiesterase, protein MGVEPENTLRSFVHAEQAGMDAVELDLHLSKDGALAVMHDAAVDRTTDGRGLIAEKTMAELRELDAGQGERVPVFEEVLDAIGSPVQAEIKDVAAARALAEVMLRRDLAGRVEVSSFHDEAVAEIAQLVPHVRTVLIASRWEADVIDRAKAAGAGTLALNIRRLTLEVVEQAHAEGLKVIGWVVNTQDHLRLVRALDLDGATTDYPEIRRAGRFTA, encoded by the coding sequence ATGGGTGTCGAGCCGGAGAACACACTGCGCTCGTTCGTGCACGCGGAGCAGGCGGGCATGGACGCCGTGGAACTGGATCTCCACCTGAGCAAGGACGGCGCGCTCGCCGTGATGCACGACGCGGCCGTGGACCGCACGACGGACGGGCGGGGGCTGATCGCCGAGAAGACGATGGCGGAACTCCGCGAGCTCGACGCCGGGCAGGGAGAGCGGGTGCCCGTCTTCGAGGAGGTGCTCGACGCGATCGGCTCGCCCGTGCAGGCCGAGATCAAGGACGTGGCGGCCGCACGGGCGCTCGCCGAGGTGATGCTGCGCCGCGATCTGGCCGGCCGCGTCGAGGTGTCCTCGTTCCATGACGAAGCCGTGGCCGAGATCGCTCAGCTGGTCCCGCACGTGCGGACGGTGCTCATCGCCAGCCGCTGGGAGGCCGACGTGATCGACCGGGCGAAGGCGGCAGGCGCCGGGACGCTGGCCCTGAACATCCGCCGGCTCACCCTCGAAGTGGTCGAGCAGGCGCACGCGGAGGGCCTGAAGGTGATCGGCTGGGTGGTCAACACCCAGGACCACCTGCGCCTCGTCCGCGCACTGGATCTGGACGGGGCGACCACCGACTATCCGGAGATCCGGCGCGCCGGCCGGTTCACCGCCTGA
- a CDS encoding HAD family hydrolase, with product MQIKGVLFDFSGTLFRIEPVDAWLRAVLDARGTAMGQADFERYARRLTEAGALPGGPGPERIPPSLTAVWAERDSSARQHREAYTGMARQAALPDPGLYEALYERHMSPAAWRPYPDAAEVLRSLRRDGTAVGVVSNIGWDLRPVFRAHGLDELIDVYVLSYEHGVQKPDPGLFRTACSLLGCDPAEVVMVGDDRHADAGAAAVGCDVRFVDHLPVTERPDGLRALGLTGSAG from the coding sequence ATGCAGATCAAGGGTGTTCTTTTCGACTTCTCCGGGACCCTCTTCCGGATCGAGCCCGTCGACGCGTGGCTGCGTGCCGTCCTCGACGCGCGGGGCACGGCCATGGGGCAGGCCGACTTCGAGCGCTACGCGCGCCGGCTGACCGAGGCCGGAGCGCTTCCCGGAGGCCCGGGCCCCGAAAGGATCCCGCCGTCGCTGACAGCCGTGTGGGCCGAGCGCGACAGCAGCGCCCGTCAGCACAGAGAGGCCTACACCGGCATGGCCCGTCAGGCGGCCCTCCCGGATCCGGGCCTGTACGAGGCACTGTACGAGCGCCACATGAGCCCCGCCGCCTGGCGGCCGTACCCCGACGCGGCGGAGGTGCTGCGCTCGCTGCGCCGTGACGGCACGGCGGTCGGCGTCGTGAGCAACATCGGCTGGGACCTGCGCCCCGTATTCCGTGCGCACGGCCTGGACGAGCTGATCGACGTGTACGTCCTGTCCTACGAACACGGCGTCCAGAAGCCCGATCCGGGCCTGTTCCGCACGGCGTGCTCGCTGCTGGGGTGTGATCCCGCGGAGGTGGTCATGGTCGGTGACGACCGCCACGCGGACGCGGGTGCGGCCGCCGTGGGCTGTGACGTGCGTTTCGTCGACCATCTGCCCGTGACGGAGCGGCCTGACGGACTCCGGGCGCTGGGGCTGACGGGATCCGCCGGGTGA
- a CDS encoding flavin reductase family protein: protein MTASPDLRNVRTAAPELLRSVFRQHAAGVAVITAAGARPAGFTATSLNSVAAEPPLVSFGVGTSSSSWPVVEEAEHVGVHILGEDQQELAATFARSGADRFGPSTDWRSGPEGVPLLGGVVAWLVCRVVARIPAGDHRIVIAEVVAGDPSEGGRPLVYHQGRFTALRD from the coding sequence ATGACGGCCTCACCTGATCTCCGCAACGTCCGGACGGCTGCGCCGGAACTCCTGCGCTCCGTCTTCAGGCAGCACGCCGCCGGTGTCGCCGTGATCACCGCGGCGGGCGCGCGTCCGGCCGGTTTCACCGCGACCTCGCTCAACTCCGTCGCCGCCGAGCCGCCCCTGGTCTCCTTCGGGGTGGGCACCTCTTCCTCCAGCTGGCCCGTGGTCGAGGAGGCGGAGCACGTGGGCGTGCACATACTCGGCGAGGACCAGCAGGAGCTCGCCGCGACGTTCGCGCGCAGCGGCGCCGACCGTTTCGGTCCGTCCACCGACTGGCGCAGCGGCCCCGAGGGGGTGCCGTTGCTCGGGGGAGTGGTGGCCTGGCTGGTCTGCCGGGTGGTGGCCCGGATCCCCGCGGGGGACCACCGCATCGTGATCGCCGAGGTCGTGGCCGGTGATCCGTCGGAGGGCGGCCGGCCGCTGGTCTACCACCAAGGCCGTTTCACCGCTCTGCGAGACTGA